In Chitinophaga oryzae, the sequence TACCTTTACGGACCTCGAAAAACAGCTTGATTACCTGCACCAGCTGGGTATCACTACCATCTATGCCTCGCCGGTTTTTGAGACTATGCCCGGAAGCCGCCACGGTTACGACGTCACCAATCCGCGCGAAATCAACAATACCATCGGTTCCCTGGCCCATATGCGACAGCTGCATGTGAAACTCCGCTCCCTGGGCATGAGCTGGGTGCAGGACATCGTGCCCAACTACATGGCGTTCCATTGCCGCAATGCACGGCTGATGGACGCCCTGGAGAGAGGCACGGCTTCGCCGTATTACAACTATTTCGATATCGACTGGCATCACCCTGATCCTGATCTCCACGGAAAACTGATGGCGCCTTTCCTGAAAAAAAATCTCCGGGAAACCATCGCAGATGGCGGTATCCGTCTCAGCTACAGTACCCTGGGACTGAGCATCGTCACCGGCGGACAGTCCTACCCGCTGTCCGCCAAAAGTTATAAATGGCTGCTGAACGTGCTGCCGCCGGGCATGGGCCCGGTGAAAGACTGGCTCACAGAGATGAAGGGGAATATCTTACAGCGCCGCTCACTGTCAGATTGGGAAGCCATGAGGAGCCTGCTGAAACCGCCCCGTAAGCACGCTTTCCTGCCACTGCTGGACCTGGTAAACAGCGATACGGCACTCCTGCAGGAACTGCTGGACATACAGCATTATACTTTTGCGGCGAGGAGTGAAGCCGACTTTCGGATCAACTACCGCCGCTTTCTTGGCGTCAACGAGCACATCGCGCTGCGCATGGAAGACAAAGCGGTGTTCGAAGAATACCATGGTTTCCTGCATCGCCTGTACCAGGAAGGTATTATCCAGGGGTTGCGCATTGACCAGATAGACGGACTGCTGGACCCGGCCCAATACATTTACCATCTGCGGGAACTGTTTGGCAATAATTGCTACATCATCGCCGAAAAGATACTGGCCGGCCATGAAACACTGCCGGAACGGTGGGCGCTGCAGGGGAGTACCGGCTATGATTTCCTGGCCGGCGTAAGCCAGTTGCTGACAGACGGAGAAGGTATGGAGAAGCTGGGCCGCTTTTACCGCACGCATTTTCCGGGCCTGGCGCAATATCCGGAACTGGCCCGCAGCAAAAAACAACTGGTGCTGGAAAAACATATGAACGGCGAATGGGACAACCTGGTGAGAGAAGCCTTTCGCCTGAAGCTGGTGCTGCCGGAGACAGATAAGATCCGGCTGAAAATGGCCCTGGGTGATTTTATGGTATGCCTGCCGGCCAACCGTATCTATCCGGACGGATGGCCCCTGCCGGTAACAGATACGCGGCAGCTGGACCAGGCCATAGAAGACGCCATATTGCGCAATCCCGCTACCGGTACCGCACTGGAGCTGATCCGGTCTTTCTGGGACCCCGATAAAAAACAGCAGCAGGGCACGGCTGCGCTGCTGTTGCTGAAAAAAATTACTCAGTTCGCAGGGCAACTGTACCGGGAAGGGGTAGCAGAGACCCTTTTCTACGTATATAATGCATTGCTGTCGCACAACGAGGCCGGCGATTCGCCTGTGCAAAATAAATGCACGCCTGACGGTTTCCACGAACGCATGGCAGTACGGCAGTACCTGTCGCCTTTCTCGCTTAATACCACCGCCACCCACGATACCCGCTGGGGAGAAGACGCCCGTATCCGGCTCAATACACTGACCATTATTCCGGACCTGTGGATACAACAGGTGCAGGCCTGGCATACCGCCAACCACCACCTCATCACGCTGATCGATGAAAAACCGGCGCCCGACCTTAACGACGAATATTTTATTTACCAGGCGGTTTTCGCCTGCCTGCCCGCCGCCTGGGAAGCTGGCAGCGGTTTTTCCAACCAAATGACCGCCACTTTCCTGAAGACGGTGCGGGAAGCCAAAGTCCACAGCTCGTGGCAACTGCCGGATACGGCCTATGAGCTGGCCTGCCTGCAGTTCATCGAAAAAATACTGGAGTCCGGCAGCACTTTTCTCGAGGGGATGCATCACCTGGCGGAAAAACAGGGAGCACAGGCTCATATCTTTTCCCTGGCGCAAACGCTGATTAAGATAACAGCCCCCGGTATACCGGATATTTATCAGGGATGCGAACTGTGGGATTTCAGCGCGGGTAACAACGACGGGCAGCACCTTGTTAACTACGCGCTGCGCCGGAAGCTGCTGGCTGCCTGGCAGGAAGACGGCCATGCCCCCGGATGGCCGAAAGAACATACCGGCGGCAAAGCAGGCATAGGAAAAGAAA encodes:
- the treY gene encoding malto-oligosyltrehalose synthase, coding for MRNEFFTPVATYRIQFNRDFTFTDLEKQLDYLHQLGITTIYASPVFETMPGSRHGYDVTNPREINNTIGSLAHMRQLHVKLRSLGMSWVQDIVPNYMAFHCRNARLMDALERGTASPYYNYFDIDWHHPDPDLHGKLMAPFLKKNLRETIADGGIRLSYSTLGLSIVTGGQSYPLSAKSYKWLLNVLPPGMGPVKDWLTEMKGNILQRRSLSDWEAMRSLLKPPRKHAFLPLLDLVNSDTALLQELLDIQHYTFAARSEADFRINYRRFLGVNEHIALRMEDKAVFEEYHGFLHRLYQEGIIQGLRIDQIDGLLDPAQYIYHLRELFGNNCYIIAEKILAGHETLPERWALQGSTGYDFLAGVSQLLTDGEGMEKLGRFYRTHFPGLAQYPELARSKKQLVLEKHMNGEWDNLVREAFRLKLVLPETDKIRLKMALGDFMVCLPANRIYPDGWPLPVTDTRQLDQAIEDAILRNPATGTALELIRSFWDPDKKQQQGTAALLLLKKITQFAGQLYREGVAETLFYVYNALLSHNEAGDSPVQNKCTPDGFHERMAVRQYLSPFSLNTTATHDTRWGEDARIRLNTLTIIPDLWIQQVQAWHTANHHLITLIDEKPAPDLNDEYFIYQAVFACLPAAWEAGSGFSNQMTATFLKTVREAKVHSSWQLPDTAYELACLQFIEKILESGSTFLEGMHHLAEKQGAQAHIFSLAQTLIKITAPGIPDIYQGCELWDFSAGNNDGQHLVNYALRRKLLAAWQEDGHAPGWPKEHTGGKAGIGKEKLYLVSKALQLRNAHASLFIHGEYIPLTSGERNNQIAYARKYRQDWCIVVAPLLSAQSGKHDLTPLTLPAGAPLKWKNVFTGELLTAQNGQLPLPNTQHCPVVLLSPAPDHKFHR